The nucleotide sequence GAACCATTTGCATTTTGAAGATATAATTGTCCGGGATGATTGGGTGTACCACCTATAAATAGATCTTCTAAACCATCGCCATTAACATCGGCTTTAGCAGCTTTAGGACCTTCTCTTGATAATACTTTAGGAATATTTCTTTCAGTATAAAAATCAACAAAATTATTTTCTTCGTGCTTTAAGAATGAAGTTGTTGGTTGAATT is from Thermococcus sp. M36 and encodes:
- a CDS encoding VCBS repeat-containing protein, with amino-acid sequence IQPTTSFLKHEENNFVDFYTERNIPKVLSREGPKAAKADVNGDGLEDLFIGGTPNHPGQLYLQNANGSFTLKEEKIFNQFLSFEDACSVFLDYDHDGDMDLLVCPGGNQYPIASRELQFRLFKNDGKG